In Mesorhizobium sp. 113-3-3, a genomic segment contains:
- a CDS encoding NIPSNAP family protein yields the protein MIYELRIYDCLPGRLPALLKRFSEQTLAIWERHGIRQAGFFTTAIGENSNRLTYFLAWQSLAEREAKWAAFVTDPVWHKAREESERDGQIVANISSQLLTPTAFSSVK from the coding sequence ATGATCTACGAATTGCGTATCTATGACTGCCTGCCGGGCAGGCTGCCGGCTTTGCTCAAGCGCTTTTCCGAGCAAACGCTGGCCATCTGGGAGAGGCATGGCATCCGCCAGGCCGGGTTTTTCACCACGGCGATCGGCGAAAACAGCAATCGCCTCACCTATTTCCTCGCCTGGCAATCGCTGGCCGAGCGTGAGGCGAAATGGGCGGCTTTCGTCACCGATCCGGTATGGCACAAGGCCCGGGAGGAGTCTGAGCGCGACGGGCAGATCGTTGCCAATATCAGCAGCCAGCTGCTCACGCCGACAGCTTTCTCGTCCGTGAAATAG